CCAGCCCGCGAGGTCGGCGAGGAAGGTGTCGCGGACCGGCAGCTCGTCCCAGGCCCAGAGCGTGTTGGCGACGGCGAGGACCGGGTCCTCCTGGCGGGTGGTGTTGTCGAGCGTGGCGGCGGCGCGGAGGAGGTCGGCCTGCTTGGCGATGTCCGGGTCGCCCCCGGTGAGCAGGTGGAGCAGCTCCTCGGCGGCGGGGCCGTCGGCCGCCTGGCTCGCGAGGCCGAGCGCGCTGGCGATGGAGTACGGCGAGACCACCGAGTCGCCACTGGCGCCGGCGACGACCCGGTGAACCGCGAGGCTGAATCGCAGATGGTCACTTTCGGGCGTGGTCACGCCCCCGACGCTACCGGACCGGAGCGCGGCGCCGGGGCCTGTGCTGGGGCGGGTGCGAGGTGCTGGGACGGGGAGGCGCAGGTGGGTGACAACTCATCCGCACTGCCAGGTGAAGGACGCCGCGTCGAACCGCCCGGCCGCGAGGTCTGCGGCACGGATGAGCCAGTGCAGCCGGCCCGCGTCGCCCCACATCATGCCGGTCTCGTCGTCCGAGTCGATCTGGGCGAGCGCGACCCACCGCCGGGCTTCCTCCTGCACGGCGGGCCAGATAGCGACGTCCTGTTCGACGGCGTGCTGGATCGGGAACGCGTAGCCGCCGATCTGGTGCGCCGAGCTCGGCACGGTCGCGGCCAGTGCGGTCATGAAGGCGTCACCTGTTGGCGTGCTCGTCGAAGAAGGCATCACCGTCACGTGGTCGCCGGGAAGGAATCCAGCGTGCCGTCGGCGGGCAGGGCGAGGTCGATCGACTCGCGGGGCAGCTTCGCGCAGTCGACGGACGCGACGAAGCTCAGCGAGCCCTCCCCCGGCCACACCGGCCACTCGAAGTCGTGCGGCACGGCGGGACAGCCGCCGAGCCGGCCGACCACCCGGTCGCCCCGGCGTGCCGGGCGCAGGCGCACGGCGGGTCGGATCAACGAGATCCAGCGCTCGGCGATGGGCGGCGGCAGTGTCCGGCGCGCGACGGCGCGCAGTCGCGCCTCGTGGGTGGGCATCAGTGGCGTCCGGTGTGCCAGCGGTGCCAGGCGTGCGCCTGCGCGTCCGTCAGGGAGGCGACCTGGTCGATGACCACGCGGAGCCTCGCGGCATCGTCCGGGGCCGCGTGCCACGCCGGGTGGAACGCGGTCTCCAGTGGCTCCGGGGCGCGCTCGGCGAGGACCGTCACCAGCTCGGCCAGCAGTTCACGCTGGCCGGCCTGCATGGCGAGCCGCCGGGGGTCGCTCATCACGTAGCGCAGCGCGAGCGCCTTCAGCAGCGCCACCTCGGCCGCCACGCGTTCCGGCATCACCAGGCTCGCGGCGTAGCGGGTGAGGGGGCCGTCGCCGTACTCGGCGCGCGTTCCGGTGACCGCGGCGGACGCGAACCGGCCGACCAGTTCGCTCGTCATCCGCTTCAGGGCGATCTGCCCGTGCGGCGTGGAGTCGACCCCGGGGCGCGCCAGCTCCGCCACCACGGGCAGGTCCAGCAGGTCCCGCGCGGCGCCCTCCAGCGCGGACACCGACAGCCGCGAGAAGTGCTTGGCCGCCAGCTCCGCCACGGCCGCCCGCTCCCCGGGGTCGGCCAGCACCGACAGCGACAACCGTCCTGACAGCACACCGTCCTCGACGTCGTGCACCGAGTACGCCACGTCGTCGGCCCAGTCCATGATCTGCGCCTCCAGGCAGGTGCGGCCCTCCGGCGCGCCTGCCCGCATCCAGTCGAACACCTCCCGGTCGTCGGCGTACACCCCGAACTTCGCCGTGCCCGCCCGCCGCGGCCACGGGTACTTCGTCGACGCGTCCAGGCACGCGCGCGTCAGGTTCAGCCCGGCCGAGTCGACCTTCGGCTCCAGCCGGGTGAGGATTCGCAGCGTCTGCGCGTTGGCCTCGAACCCGCCGCACGACTGCGCCACCTCGTCGAGCGCCCGTTCGCCGTTGTGCCCGAACGGCGGGTGCCCGATGTCGTGCGCCAGCCCCGCCGTGTCCACCAGGTCCGGATCGGCCCCCAGCTCCTCGGCGATGCCGCGCCCGATCTGCGCGACCTCCAGCGAGTGCGTCAACCGCGTGCGGGGCACGCCGCTGACCTCGGCGCCCTCCCCCGGCCCGACCACCTGGGTCTTGCCGGCCAGCCGGCGCAGCGCCGCGGAGTGCAGCACGCGGGCCCGGTCCCGCGCGAACGCACTCCGGCCGTCCGGCCGCGACCCGGGAAGCGCCGCCCGCTTCGGCGCTTCGCCGAGCCACCGCTGTTGATCGTGCTCGCTGTACACCCCGCAACTCTACGGGCACCCACCGACATTTCCTGGGGGTTCTGACCAGGACACACGAGATGCCCACTCGTGCGGGCGCGAGTGGAAAGCGCGACGAAACGTCTGACGCCTGCAGGCGCCGGCAGCCCGCGCGAACCTCAGCCCAGCCCGGTACCGCCGATGTTGTCGGCCGGGGTCTTGGTCAGCCGGTAGAACAACAACGCACCCGTCTCGCGGTAGATGTAGGCGAACTGTGTCTCCCGCGTCTGCACGATCGGCCCGCGGTGCGTCGGCGAGGTCCAGGTGTCCAGGCCGGCGTCGTTGGCCATCGTGCGGGCCCGTAGGGAGTGCCACGGGTCGCTCACCAGGACCGCGGTCCGCCACCCCCGCTCGCCGAACGCGCCGGCCACCGCGCGCAGGCTGCCGAGCGTGTCGCTGCCCTCACCGACCGCCAGCGTCGCCTCGCGGGGGACCCCCTGCTCGATCAGCCAGTTCGCCCCTGCCGAAGCCTCGGTGTACGCGTCGCCCGCCCGGTTGCCGCCCGCGGTGACGATTCGGTCGGCGACCCCCTCCTCGTACAGGTCCATCGCGTGCCGCAGCCGCGCCTGGAAGATCGGCGACGGCTTCCCGTTGTACTGCGCCGCGCCGAGCACCACGATCGCGTCGGCGTGCGTGCGGTCGTCCTCGCGCGCGACCTGCCACACCCGGAACGCCGTCCCGGCGACCACCATCAGCAGCACCAGCACCGTGCCCAGCACGGCCCGGCGCACCCAGCTCACCCGCTCACCCATCCCGGTCATCCTCCCAGACGGGTCCTCACAGCCAGCCGCGCTCCTCCGCCAACCGGACGGCCTCGGCCCTGGTGCGGGCGCCGGTCTTGCCGATCGCGGCGGACAGGTGGTTGCGCACGGTCCCCTCGGACAGGTGCAGCCGCCGCGCGACGTCCGACACCGTGCCGCCGTCGCTGGCCGCGCGCAGCACCTCGTGCTCGCGCGGCGTGAGCGGGCTCGCCCCCGTCGCCAGCGATTCCGCGGCCAGTGCCGGGTCGACCACGCGCAGTCCGTTGTGGACCCGCCGGACCGCGTCGACGAGCTGTTCCGGCGGCGAGTCCTTCACCACGAACCCCGCCGCCCCCGCGGCCATCGCCCGCGCCAGGTAACCGGGCCTGCCGAACGTGGTGCACACGATGATCCGGCACGACGGCAACGCCGCATGCAGCTCGGCGGCCGCAGTCAGGCCGTCTGTGCCGGGCATCTGGACGTCGAGCAGCGCCACATCCGGCGTGGTCTCCTTCGCCGCGGCGAGCACCTCGTCGCCGGACCCGACCTGCCCGACCACCTCGATGTCCGGCTCCAGCCCGAGCACGGTCGCCAGCGCGCCCCGCACCATCGCCTGGTCGTCGGCCAGCAGGACCCGGATCACGAAACCTCCACCGGCTTCGCCGCGGGCACCTCGGCCCGCAGCTGGAACCCCTCCCCGGGCCGCGCCCGGACCTGCAGCGTGCCACCCAGCTGGGCCAGCCGCTCCGCCAGCCCGCGCAACCCGTTGCCGGCCGCGGCCGGTTCGGTGCCGCGGCCGTCATCGGAGATCTCCAGCCAGTTCCGCCCCAGCCGCACCTTCACCCGGCCGGCGCCGGAGTGCCGCAGCACGTTCGTCACCGCCTCCCGCAGCACGTACCCGAAGGCGCTCTGCAGCTCCGGCCGCACGTTGTCGACCGCGCTCGGCAGTTCCGCGTCGATCTCGGCGGCCCGCAGCGCCGCCCGCGCGCCCACCAGCTCCGCGGACAGCGACACCTCGCGGTACTCCGACACCGTCGCGCGCACGTCGGTCAACGCACTGCGCGCCAGCGCCTCGACCTCGCGGATCTCGGTGACCGCGCGCTCCTCGTCGGACGCGGTCTCGATCAGCCGCCGCGCCAGACCGGCCTTGACCGCGATGGTGGTGAGGCTGTGGCCGAGGATGTCGTGCAGGTCCCGCGCCAGCCGTTCCCGCTCCGCGCTCACCGCCAGCGCGGCGATCTCCTCGTTGGCCCGCCGGAGTCGTCGCACGGTCTGGGCGAGCCGTCCCATGAAGAACATCGCCGTGGTGATGCCGACGACCGTGCCGATGTCGGACGGGGTGCCGCGCACGTCGTTGTGGACGAGCAGCAGCAGCCCGCACCCGGCGACCGCGGCGCCGTCGAACACCAGCACCCACCCCGCCGGCATGCTCATCGCGATCGCCAGCGTGGCGTACAGGAGCATGTAGATGCTGGCGCCCTGGAGCAGCACCGCCCACCCGAGCACGAGCATCAGCAGCGCGAACGGCAGCCGGACCCGCATCCGCCGGTGCGACAGCAGGAAGTACGGGAAGGTCACGTAGCACAAGCCGTAGGCGACGAGCAGCACGATGAGCTGCGGGTCGAGTCGCTGGCCGACCGGCACGGCGCTGGCCAGGTAGAAGATTGTGCCGGCGAGCGGCCAGCGGCGCGCGAACCGCGGGCGGGGCCGTCCGGCGGCGTGCTCGTTCCACCACTGCGTCCTGTCCTCGGCCACCGTGCTTCTCCCCATCACACCCGCGCGGAGTCCTTACGGTAACGCCGGACCACCGCGATCCCGACCGCCGCGGTCCACACGGCCAGCCACAGCACGTCCTGCCCGAGGCTCGTGCTCAGGTCGGTGGTCACCGCGCCGCGCCCGACCTGCGCCATCCAGTAGCTGGGCAGCACGTGCGAGATCTGCAGCAGCCAGTGCGGCATCGCCTCGACCGGGATGAAGATGCCGCCGAGCAGGGCCATCGGGAGCATGACCAGCTGCGTGATCGGCTGGACCGAGTCGGCCGCGCCGACCTGGCCGATGAGCAGCCCGATCAACGCGAACGGGATCGCCGCGAGCCACACCCCCAGGGTGACCCGCAGCCAGCTGCCCGCCCCGAGGGACACGCCCTGCGTCAGCGCGCCGACCAGCGGCACGAGGACCACCGGCGCGAGCGCGAGCGTCAGGCCGGTCGCGGCCTTCGCGCTCAGGTAACCGGCGCCGGACAGCGGGGTGAGCCGCAGCTGCCGCTGCCAGCCGGCTTTGCGTTCGACCGCCACCCGGGTGCCCACGAACAGCGCCGCCGACATGGCGCCGAAGGAGGTCATGCCGACCATCAGCGGCGCGACGGCGTCCTGGTCGCCGCGCGCGAAGATGCCGACGTAGAGCAGGAACATCAGGACGGGGAACGCCACGGTGAAGATGAGGAACCGCGGGGCGCGCAGCACGCGGCGGATCTCCAGGGTCAGGAACTTCAGGCTCATCGGTGGTTCTCCTCGTCGGCGGTGAGGGTCAGGAAGGCGCCTTCCAGCCCGATCGCGGTGATCTCGACGTCGTGCGCGCCGGGGAAGCGGGTCAGCAGCGCCCGCAGGGTGGCGTCGGAGTCCGAAGTGGACACGGCGATCCGGCCGCCGCGCACCTCGTACTCGGTGACGCCAGGCAGTTCCGCGACCGCCGCCGAGGTGGCCTCCGGCACGGCGGCCCGCAGTGTCCGCCCGCTCGCCAGCGCGCGGACCTCGGCGACCGTGCCGTCCGCGACGATCCGCCCGCCGCGCATGAGCACGACCCGGTCGGCGAACTCCTCGGCCTCCTCCAGGTAGTGCGTCGCGAACAACACGGTGCGGCCGGTGTTCGTGTAGGCGTGCATGGATTTCCAGAACTCGCGGCGGCTGCCGACGTCCATCGCGGCGGTCGGCTCGTCGAGCACCAGCAGGTCCGGGTCGCTGACCAGGGCGACGGCGAACCGCACGCGCTGCTTCTGGCCGCCGGAGAGCTTGGTGCCGCGCCGGTTCGCCAGGTCCTCGATGCCGGCGCGGCGCAGGGCCTCGGCGACCGGCATCGGCTTGCGGTGCAGCGACGCGATCATGCCGACCATCTCGCCGACGGTCGCGTCCTCCAGCAGCGCGGCGCCTTGCAGCATGGCGCCGATCGCGCCACGCGCCACCGCCTCGGCGGGGGTTGTGCCGAAGATCGCGACCTCGCCGGCGTCGGGCGTGGTCAAGCCGAGCAGCATGTCGACGGTCGTCGACTTGCCCGCGCCGTTCGGGCCGAGCAGCGCGACCACCTCGCCGGGCGCGATGGTGAGGTCGACGCCGTCGACGGCGCGCACCTCGCCGTAGTGTTTGCGCAGGCCCGTCAGCCGCACCGCGGCCCGGGTCAGGGTCTGGGTTCCGTCCATGCTCTTAGCGTGCCGCCGCGGAGGCCCCGGTTCGCAGGCCGAGCGTCATGATCCGGCCGTGACAAGTGTCAGGGGCCGACTCACTCTCAAATCTGGGATACAATCTCTGATGTGAGAACCATGGAGGATCGCCTGGCCGCGCGCCTGGCCGAACTGCGGGCCGAACGCGGCTGGTCGCTCGACGACCTCGCCGACCGCTCGGGGATCAGCCGCTCGACGCTGTCCCGTGTGGAACGCGGCGAGATCAGCCCGACCGCGTCCCTGCTGGGCAAGTTGTGCACCGTCTACGAGCGCCCGATGTCGCGCCTGCTGACCGAGGTGGAGGCCGAGGGCGCGCAGGTGGTGCGGGCGTCCGCGCAGAGCGTGTGGACCGACGAGGACAGCGGGTTCGTGCGGCGGTCGGTGTCGCCGCCGCACCCGGCGCTGCGCGCGGAGGTCGTCGAGGGCAGGCTGCGCCCCGGCGCCGACATCCGGTACGACGCGCCGTCCGTGCCGGGACTGGAGCAGCACCTGTGGCTGCTCGACGGGAGCCTGGAGCTGACGGTCGACGGCGAGACCCACGTGCTCGAACCCGGCGACTGCCTGCGGTTCCGGCTGTGGGGACCGACGCGGTTCGTGTGTTCCGGCCCGGAACCGGCCCGCTACCTGCTGGTACTGGTGATGCCGTGATCACGCGACTGTCCCCCACGGACTTCGCCGCCGCCGTGCCCGCCCTTGGTGAGGTGCTCGCGGACTGCACGAACGGCGGCGCGTCCGTCGGGTTCCTGGCCCCGCTCGACGCCGCGTCCGCCGGGGCCTGGTGGAAGGGGCTCGCGGGCGACGTGGCCGAGGGGCGCGTCCTGGTCTGGGCGGCCTGGGACGGCCCCCGTCTCGTGGGGACCGTCCAGATCCGGCCCGCCCAGCTGCCGAACGCGCCCCACCGCGCCGAGCTGGCGAAACTCCTGGTCCACCGCGACGCGCGGGGCCGCGGGCTGGGGCGCGCGCTGCTCGCGGAAGCCGAGCGCGGCGCCCGCGACGCCGGGATCACGCTGCTGGTGCTGGACACCGAGACGGGGAGCCCCGCCGCACGCCTGTACGCCGCGGCGGGGTGGACCGAGGCCGGGACGGTGCCGGACTACGCCGCCGACCCGGCCGGAGTGCTCAAAGCGACCACGTTCTTCTACAAGAAAGCCCTGGCCACCGCGGGGTGACCAGGGCTCTTGCCGGACTGGATCAGCAGCCGGGGAGGCGGGCGGCGAGGTAGGCCTCGACCTTGTCGATCGCCACGCGCTCCTGCTGCATGCTGTCGCGCTCCCGCACCGTCACGGCCTGGTCCTCCAGGGTGTCGAAGTCGACGGTGACGCAGAACGGGGTGCCGATCTCCTCCTGGCGCCGGTAGCGCTTGCCGATGGAGCCCGCGTCGTCGAAGTCGACGTTCCAGTTGCGGCGCAGCGCGGCGGCCAGGTCCTTCGCCTTCGGCGTCAGGTCGGCGTTGCGGGACAGCGGCAGCACCGCGACCTTGAACGGCGCGAGCCGCGGGTCGAGCTTGAGCACGGTCCGCTTGTCGACACCGCCCTTGGCGTTGGGCACCTCGTCCTCGTGGTAGGCGTCCAGCAGGAACGCCATCATCGGCCGGCCGACACCGGCTGCCGGCTCGATGACGAACGGGCGGTAGCGCTCCTTGGTGGCCTGGTCGAAGTAGGCCAGGTCGACGCCGGAGTGGTTGGAGTGCGTGGTGAGGTCGAAGTCGGTGCGGTTCGCGATGCCCTCCAGCTCACCCCACTCCTGGCCGGCGGAGAAGCCGAAGCGGTACTCGATGTCGACGGTGCGCTTCGAGTAGTGCGACAGCTTCTCCTTCGGGTGCTCGTAGTGGCGCAGGTTGTCGCGGTTGATGCCGAGGTCGGTGTACCACTCGGTGCGCAGGTCGATCCAGTACTGGTGCCAGCGCTCGTCCTCACCCGGCTCGACGAAGAACTCCATCTCCATCTGCTCGAACTCGCGGGTGCGGAAGATGAAGTTGCCGGGGGTGATCTCGTTGCGGAAGGACTTGCCGATCTGGCCGATGCCGAACGGCGGCTTCTTCCGCGACGTGGTCAGCACGTTGAGGAAGTTCACGAAGATGCCCTGCGCGGTCTCCGGGCGGAGGTAGGCCAGGCCCTCCTCGGACTCGACCGGGCCCAGGTGGGTCTTGAGCATCATGTTGAACTCGCGCGGCGGCGTGTACTGGCCGCGGGTGCCGCAGTTCGGGCACGGGACGTCGGACAGGTCGTCCTCGGAGATGTCCTTGCCGGTGCGCGCGCTGTAGTCCTCGGCCAGCTGGTCCGAGCGGTAGCGGCGGTGACAGACGGTGCACTCGACCAGCGGGTCGTTGAAGGCGTTGACGTGACCGGAGGCCACCCACACCTGGCGGGGCAGGATCACGGAGGAGTCGAGGCCGACGACGTCGTCACGGCTCTGGACCATCGTGCGCCACCACTGGCGCTTGATGTTCTCCTTGAGCTCGACGCCGAGCGGTCCGTAGTCCCACGCCGACCGGGTTCCGCCGTAGATCTCCCCGCTAGGGAAGACGAAGCCACGACGCTTGCACAGGCTGACGACGGTCTCAATGTTGGCGGGCACTCCACGCTCTCCATCAGATGCGGGGACGGTTATCGGTTCCGTCCAGCGTATCCGGCCGTCGTCGCGGCCCGGCGCGGGGCTTGACATGGCCCCCGGGGAGGCGATAACGGCAACCACTACCGGCTGGACACTAGGATGGTGTGACACCGACCGACTCGAGGCTGGAGATGGCTATGCCGATGGCTCGTCCGGACGCCGCGCTGCCCGGGTTGCCCGACGACGCCGACCAGGTCCACGCCGGCGACGAGCTGAAGCCACGGACGCCGCCCCAGCCCGCGGCGACGCTGTCCGAGGCGGGCGAGCTGTTGCGGGCGCTGTCGGCTCCGGTGCGGATCGCGATCGTGCTGCAGCTGCGGGACGCCGACCGGTGCGTGCACGAACTGGTGGACGCGCTCGACGTGGCGCAGCCGTTGATCAGCCAGCACCTGCGGGTGCTGAAGGCGGCCGGGGTGGTGCGGGGTGAACGCCGGGGCCGTGAGGTGGTCTACCGGCTCGTCGACGATCATCTTGCGCACATCGTGATGGACGCGGTGGCCCACGTCCAGGAGGGTTCATGACGAGTAGCGACGTTCGCCGGGCCCCGGTGCCCGGCCGCCGGTCGACGAAGCAGCGCGCGGCCGTGGTCGACCTGCTGTCGGAGGTCGACGACTTCCGGTCGGCGCAGGAACTGCACGACGAGCTGCGCAAACGTGGTGACGGCATCGGCCTGACCACGGTGTACCGGACGCTGCAGTCGCTGTCCGAGGCCGGTGAGGTCGACGTCCTGCGGACCGAGTCGGGCGAGGCGATCTACCGCCGCTGCTCGACGCACCACCACCATCACCTGGTGTGCCGGCACTGCGGCTTCACGGTGGAGGTGGAGGGCCCTGCGGTGGAGCGCTGGGCGGAGAAGGTCGCGTCCGGCAACGGCTTCTCGGACATCCGGCACACCGTCGAGATCGTGGGCACCTGCACCGATTGCGCCAAGCGCCTGGGGAGTTAGGTCCGGGCCACGCCGCCGGGGACGGGTCGCGGCCTGGTGCCGGGCCTGGTCGAGGCGTAGCGTTTTTTCTTTGCGCCTCCTGATGACTCCGGTGAGGAGGGCGACGCATGGCTCACGCAATCAGCGAAACCACCGCGACGACGGTCGACGACTACGACGCGATCTGCCGGGTCGTCCAGCTGTGCCTGGACGGTGAGGCGACGGGCAACGCCGACAAGGTGCGGGAGGCCTTCCACGAGGACGCCCGCATGTTCGGCTCCTTGGGCGGCGAACGCTACGACGTTCCTATCTCGGAGCTGGCCGAGATGGTCGCGAGCGCCCCGGCGGACACCGGGCACTACCGTTCGCGGATCCTCTCGGTGCAGCAGACCGGCGACGCGGCGTTCGTGACCGTGGCCGAGGAAGGCTACTGGGGAACGGTCTCCTTCCTGGACTACCTGTCGCTGGCACGCATCGGCGGGACCTGGAAGATCGTGAACAAGCTGTTCGCGCACACCGGCGGCGAGCCGCCCGACCTGGGCTAGAGGGGTAACCCCCTCGGCACAGCCGGTGCCGGCAGCTGGCGGACGCTGAACTGCTGACGCCGGCGGTGGCGCAGGTGCTGTTCGGGGGGTGCGCTCGGAAGCCTGGTGGTTCCGGTGTGCCCCGCCGTTTGGCCCCCTCACCCGGCTAGTACTCATAGGCGTCCTGGGGTGCCGGGATCGGCCGGAGCGCGGTGACCGTGACGTCGGGCGTGTACCCGTTGGCGGCGACGGCCGTGCCGGGGACCACCTGGCCGGTCACCTCCAGCCAGGTGTCGTCGGGATAGCGGGCCGCCTGGGGGCCGGCCAGGCGGACCGTCATCGGCGCCGCGTCGGCCGCGCAGCAGCGGATCACCATTCGCGCCAGCAGCACGCCCTCTTTGCCGTGCACGACGAAACCGCTCAACCGGACCGTCCGGCCGTTGAGGGAGCCGCGGGAATCCCAGCCCGCCCGCGTCACGAACTCGGTGAGGGTCAGCGGCACCACGTCGCCGGCTGGGAGCGGCGGGAAAGCGGCGGCGTCCTGGGCGACGGCCGAACGGGGCGCGCCCGCCGAGGTGCGGATGACCGAGTCGGAACCGAGCGCGGGCGGCGCGACGAGGAACACCGCCAGCACCGGGACGACCAGCAGCCACGCCGAACGCGCCGGGTGGTGGTGGTCGTGGCCCGCGGCGACCGTCCTGGCCTGGCGCGCGGCCAGCACGTCCCGCACGATCGCGACCGCACCGAGCAGCAGGATGACCGCTCCCCCGGCGACCACCCACGGCTGCTGGGCGGGTTTGACGTAGCGCAGGTAGTCGCCGTTGACGCCGATCTTCAACAGCGCCCCGCCGAGCAGCACCAGCAGGATGTTCTGCGTTTCGCGACGCACCGGGTTCCTCCCCTACCGTGCCGGGACGACGGTCAGCCAGTCGGCCGCGGACACCACGAACGCGACGGCGCCGGCCAGCGCGAGCAACGCGGCGAGCGACCCGAACACGATCCCGGCGCGCGCCAGCCCGCCCGCGGCGTCGCGGCCCAGGACGCCGAACAGGACGGCCAGCACCGCCAGCACCAGGATCAGGACCCACAGCGCGCCGAGCACCAACGTGAGCACCACGACCAGCGGTGACGGCAGCGCGTCCCCGGCCCGCGGCCGGACGAACGCCCACGTGACCCACACCGACATGGCCATCACGATCCCGACGGCGCCGAGCGCTGCCGACGCGACGGCGAGCCCGGTTCGCGGCTGTTGCTGGATCATCTCGCACCTCCCAGGACGAGGACCCCGACGATCACCGCGCAGGCGGTCGCCACGAGGAACGTCACCGGGGCGAACCGTACCGCGAACGACCGCCCGAAGGTGCCCGCCTGCAGGGCGAACAGCTTCACGTCGATGGCCGGGCCGACCACCAGGAACACCAGCCGCGGCAGCAGCGGCAGGGCGGTGAGCGAGGCGGCCACGAACGCATCGGCCTCGCTGCACAGGGCGAGCACCACCGCGAGGACCGCCATCACGAGCACGCCCAGCACGATCTGGTTGCTCAGGACCTCGAACCACGCCGCGGGCACCAGGACGTTCATGGCGGCGGCGATGAGGGCGCCGAGCACCAGGAACCCCGCCGACTCGACCAGGTCGGCCCGGGCGGTCTCGGTGAAGGTGCGCCACCGGTTGCCGCCGTCGGGCAGGCGCTCGAGGGCACGCTGGACGATCCAGTCGAGCTTGCCCCACTTCGCCCAGAGCAGGCCCATCACGACGGCGGTCGCGAAGGAGGCGAGGAACCGGGCGAGCACCATCTCGGGCTGCCCGGGGAACGCGACCGCGGTGGCGACGAGCACGACGGGGTTCACGGCCGGGGCGGCGAGCAGGAAGGTGAGCGCGGCGGCAGGCGCCACCCCCTGCCCGATGAGGCGGCGCGCCACCGGGACGGACGCGCACTCGCAGCCGGGCAGGGCGACCCCGGCGAGCCCCGCGACGCCCACGGCGCCCGCCTGGTTGCGCGGGGTGACCCGGCGCAGGACGCGGGCAGGCACGAACGCCGCGATGGCCCCGCTGATCAGCACGCCGAGCACGAGGAACGGCAGGGCCTGCACGCAGACCGCGACGAACACCGTGGAGCCGGTCCGCAGGGCCGGCACGTCGAGCACGTCGCGCAGCCAGCCCTGCCCGAGCACGGCGACGACGAGGAGGGCGCAGAGCACCTCGATGGAGGTGATCCGCCCGCGACGCCGCGTGCCGTCGGGCTCGGTCCGGTCCAGTACTTCGCTCACCGGGCCGATACTGCCAGGCACCGGCGACAGGATGCGCCGGTTGGGTCGACGAGTGGGCCGTCTCGTGCGCTGAGGCACACGAAGTGACCAGTCGTGGGGTGCGAGTGGTGGGTTGGTGAGGTGACGGTGGGGCGGAGGTGGGTGGTTGGTGAGTCGCGGGTGGTGGGCGGCGGGGCGGTCTGGGGTTGGGACATCAGGCCCGCGGGACGGCTGGGTGGCTGGAACGCCGGGCGGCAGGTTCGCAGGAGAGCCGGGAACGCCGGGCGATGGGAATGCCGAGCGGCGGGAAGGCCGGACCGTGGGACCGCCGGGTGGCGGGGCAGTCGGGGTTGGAACGCGGATGGCGGGAACGAGGGCGGCAGGAACGCCGGGTAGCCGAAACGCCGGGCGGCCGAAACGCCGGCGATGGGAACGCCGGAGGTTTCGGCCGGAACGCCGGGCGACCCGAACGCCGGGTAGCCGAAACGCCAGGCGGCCGGAACGCCGGGCGGCAGGAAGGCCGGACCGTGGGAACGCCGGGTGGCGGGGCCGCCCGGGGTTGGAACGCGGGTGGCGGGAACGCAGGGTGGCGGAAGCGCGGTGGGGGTGTCGGGCGGTGGAGCGCCGCAGTCTGGAGCTGCGGGCTTGGAGCACCGCAGGGTGAAACCGGGACCTATGAAAGGGCTGGCCGGGCTGCGCTACCGCGCACCGCCCAGCCA
The window above is part of the Amycolatopsis thermoflava N1165 genome. Proteins encoded here:
- a CDS encoding GNAT family N-acetyltransferase, whose translation is MITRLSPTDFAAAVPALGEVLADCTNGGASVGFLAPLDAASAGAWWKGLAGDVAEGRVLVWAAWDGPRLVGTVQIRPAQLPNAPHRAELAKLLVHRDARGRGLGRALLAEAERGARDAGITLLVLDTETGSPAARLYAAAGWTEAGTVPDYAADPAGVLKATTFFYKKALATAG
- a CDS encoding glycine--tRNA ligase; its protein translation is MPANIETVVSLCKRRGFVFPSGEIYGGTRSAWDYGPLGVELKENIKRQWWRTMVQSRDDVVGLDSSVILPRQVWVASGHVNAFNDPLVECTVCHRRYRSDQLAEDYSARTGKDISEDDLSDVPCPNCGTRGQYTPPREFNMMLKTHLGPVESEEGLAYLRPETAQGIFVNFLNVLTTSRKKPPFGIGQIGKSFRNEITPGNFIFRTREFEQMEMEFFVEPGEDERWHQYWIDLRTEWYTDLGINRDNLRHYEHPKEKLSHYSKRTVDIEYRFGFSAGQEWGELEGIANRTDFDLTTHSNHSGVDLAYFDQATKERYRPFVIEPAAGVGRPMMAFLLDAYHEDEVPNAKGGVDKRTVLKLDPRLAPFKVAVLPLSRNADLTPKAKDLAAALRRNWNVDFDDAGSIGKRYRRQEEIGTPFCVTVDFDTLEDQAVTVRERDSMQQERVAIDKVEAYLAARLPGC
- a CDS encoding ArsR/SmtB family transcription factor; amino-acid sequence: MPMARPDAALPGLPDDADQVHAGDELKPRTPPQPAATLSEAGELLRALSAPVRIAIVLQLRDADRCVHELVDALDVAQPLISQHLRVLKAAGVVRGERRGREVVYRLVDDHLAHIVMDAVAHVQEGS
- a CDS encoding Fur family transcriptional regulator, whose translation is MTSSDVRRAPVPGRRSTKQRAAVVDLLSEVDDFRSAQELHDELRKRGDGIGLTTVYRTLQSLSEAGEVDVLRTESGEAIYRRCSTHHHHHLVCRHCGFTVEVEGPAVERWAEKVASGNGFSDIRHTVEIVGTCTDCAKRLGS
- a CDS encoding nuclear transport factor 2 family protein encodes the protein MAHAISETTATTVDDYDAICRVVQLCLDGEATGNADKVREAFHEDARMFGSLGGERYDVPISELAEMVASAPADTGHYRSRILSVQQTGDAAFVTVAEEGYWGTVSFLDYLSLARIGGTWKIVNKLFAHTGGEPPDLG
- a CDS encoding TIGR03943 family putative permease subunit, translated to MRRETQNILLVLLGGALLKIGVNGDYLRYVKPAQQPWVVAGGAVILLLGAVAIVRDVLAARQARTVAAGHDHHHPARSAWLLVVPVLAVFLVAPPALGSDSVIRTSAGAPRSAVAQDAAAFPPLPAGDVVPLTLTEFVTRAGWDSRGSLNGRTVRLSGFVVHGKEGVLLARMVIRCCAADAAPMTVRLAGPQAARYPDDTWLEVTGQVVPGTAVAANGYTPDVTVTALRPIPAPQDAYEY
- a CDS encoding permease; its protein translation is MSEVLDRTEPDGTRRRGRITSIEVLCALLVVAVLGQGWLRDVLDVPALRTGSTVFVAVCVQALPFLVLGVLISGAIAAFVPARVLRRVTPRNQAGAVGVAGLAGVALPGCECASVPVARRLIGQGVAPAAALTFLLAAPAVNPVVLVATAVAFPGQPEMVLARFLASFATAVVMGLLWAKWGKLDWIVQRALERLPDGGNRWRTFTETARADLVESAGFLVLGALIAAAMNVLVPAAWFEVLSNQIVLGVLVMAVLAVVLALCSEADAFVAASLTALPLLPRLVFLVVGPAIDVKLFALQAGTFGRSFAVRFAPVTFLVATACAVIVGVLVLGGAR